The genomic window AGGAGGTCGCCGAGGCGGCCGCCGAGAACGCCGAGAGCCTTCCCGCCGCCGTGGCCGAGGAGCTGGCCACCGAGACCGATCAGGTCGAGGAGGCCGCACCGCGAGGCCGTCAGCGCCGTCGCGTCACCGCGGCCGCCGGCCGCCCGGAGTTCACCGGCAAGGCCGAGGAGCCGGCCCGCAAGGGCCGTCGCGCGACGCGCCCCGCCGTGGCCGTGTTCCAGGCCCCGGTCTTCGCCGAGCCGATGTTCCAGACCCCGGAGACCGCGGCCGCCGCTGCGGCCGCCGCATCGGCGTACGACGAGAGCGACGAGGCCGAGGAGCAGAAGGCGCCGGAGCGCGCGCCGCGCAAGGCGGAGCCCGTGAAGGCGGCGGAGCCCGCCGCTCCGGCGGAGGCCGCCGAAGCCGCTGCGCAGGGCGGTTCGCGCCGTAGGCGCCGCCGCCGCGGCGAGGCCGTCGAGACCGAGCCGGCCGCGACCCCGGTCACGCTTCCCGCCGAGCAGGCGGCCCAGGCCGCAGCCCCCGTCGAGGACGAGTACGAGGCCGAGGCCGAGACGGACGCCGAGCACGAGCACGACGAGTCGGACGAGTACGGGGACCGGCCCTCGCGCCGTCGCCGTCGGGGTGGCCGTCGCCGCCGTCGCGGTGAGGCGGGCGACTCGGACGACGGGCAGCAGGACGACTCCGCGGCGGACCACGCCGAGGACGAGCAGGGCCAGGACGACGAGGACGACGACGAGCACGAGTCCTCCTCCGGGTCCAGCAGCAGCCGTCGGCGTCGCCGTCGCCGCCGTCGCAGCGGGGACGCCTCCGGCGAGGACGCGGGCAGCGGTGCGGACGACCCGGAGCGCACGGTCGTCAAGGTCCGCGAGCCGCGTGAACGGCGTGGGAGGGAAACGGCCGAGCGCGAGCCCGGCACCGGCTTCGACGAGGTCCAGTCCATCAAGGGCTCGACCCGCATGGAGGCCAAGAAGCAGCGTCGCCGCGAGGGCCGTGAGCAGGGCCGCCGCCGCGTCCCGATCATCACCGAGGCCGAGTTCCTGGCCCGCCGTGAGGCCGTCGAGCGCGTCATGGTCGTCCGCCAGAGCGGCGAGCGCACCCAGATCGGCGTCCTCGAGGACAACGTGCTCGTCGAGCACTACGTCAACAAGGAGCAGGCCACCAGCTACGTCGGCAACGTGTACCTGGGCAAGGTCCAGAACGTACTGCCGTCCATGGAGGCGGCCTTCGTCGACATCGGCAAGGGCCGCAACGCCGTCCTGTACGCCGGCGAGGTCAACTTCGAGGCGCTCGGCATGGCCCACGGGCCGCGTCGCATCGAGACCGCGCTCAAGTCCGGCCAGTCGGTCCTCGTCCAGGTGACGAAGGACCCGATCGGCCACAAGGGCGCCCGCCTGACCAGCCAGGTCTCGCTGCCCGGCCGCTACCTGGTGTACGTGCCCGAGGGCTCGATGACCGGCATCAGCCGGAAGCTGCCCGACACCGAGCGGGCGCGGCTGAAGACCATCCTCAAGAAGATCGTTCCTGAGGACGCGGGCGTCATCGTGCGCACCGCCGCCGAAGGCGCCAGCGAGGACGAGCTGCGCCGTGACGTGGAGCGGCTGCAGCAGCAGTGGGACGAGATCCAGAAGAAGTCGAAGAACACCAGCAGCTCCAACGCGCCGACGCTGCTCTACGGCGAGCCGGACATGACGGTCCGGGTCGTCCGGGACATCTTCAACGAGGACTTCTCGAAGGTCATCGTCAGCGGTGACGACGCGTGGGAGACCATCCACGGCTATGTCTCGCACGTCGCACCGGACCTGACGGACCGTCTGTCGCGCTGGACCTCCGAGGTCGACGTGTTCGCGACGTACCGCATCGACGAGCAGCTGATGAAGGCCCTGGACCGCAAGGTCTACCTTCCGAGCGGCGGCTCGCTGGTGATCGACAAGACCGAGGCGATGGTCGTCGTCGACGTCAACACCGGCAAGTTCACCGGGCAGGGCGGAAACCTCGAGGAGACCGTCACCAAGAACAACCTGGAGGCGGCCGAGGAGATCGTGCGTCAGCTGCGGCTGCGCGACCTCGGGGGCATCGTCGTCGTCGACTTCATCGACATGGTGCTGGAGTCGAACCGGGACCTGGTGCTGCGGCGTCTGCTGGAATGCCTGGGACGCGACCGTACGAAGCACCAGGTCGCCGAGGTCACCTCGCTGGGCCTGGTCCAGATGACGCGGAAGCGAGTGGGTCAGGGTCTGCTGGAGTCCTTCTCCGAGACCTGCGTCCACTGCAACGGACGCGGCGTGATCGTCCACATGGAGCAGCCGGCGTCCGCCGGTGGCGGCGGTGGCGGCAAGCGGTCCAAGAAGCGCGGCCGCGGTGGCGCCGGACATGAGCACGACCACGACCACGAGCACGACCAGGCCGAGCCCACGGCCGAGACCGAAGCCGAGGTGGCGGCCGAGGTCGCCGCCCCGGTGGCGCTGCCCGAGCCGGAGTTCGTCGCCGACGAGGAGCTGTACAGCAGCCCCGCCGAGGCGGAGGCGGCGGCAGGGCGTGGACGCGGCCGCCGGCGCGCCACCCGCAAGGCCACGGCCCCGGCCGGTGCGCCCGCCCCGGTGGCGGAGCCCGTACCGGCACCGGTGGCCGAGGACAAGCCGCAGGCGGAGCCCGTCGTTGAGGCCGAGGCCCCGGCGCCGCAGACCGCTCCCGAGGCGGAGGCGGCCCCCGAGGTGGAGGCCGCGCCCGTGGCCCGCACCCGGCGCAGGGCGACGCGCAAGGCGACCGCTCCGGCGGGCTCGCCCCAGCAGGCCGACGTGACGCCCCCGGTGCACCCGGCCGAGCCCACTGCGGACCCCGTCGCGATCGAGGACCCGGTCGTCAAGGCCCCGGCGCCCGCCCCCTCGGACGAGGCGGCGGAAGCCGAGGCTCCGGCACCGCGTGCGCGTCGGCGCGCGACCCGGAAGGCCACGGCTCCCGCCGGGCCTCCGGCCGGCGCCGAGGAAGCCGCGGTCGTCGTGGTCACCGGTGACGGTTCCGACACGCCGGAGGCTCCCGAGGCCGAGGTCTCGGAATCCGATGCTCCGGTGAAGAAGACGGCCGCGCGCAAGACGGCCAAGAAGGTCACGGCGAAGAAGGTGGCCGCCCCCAAGAAGGCCGCCGCCAAGACGGCCGCGAAGAAGACCACGGCGAAGAAGGCGACGACCAAGAAGGCAGCGGCGAAGAAGACCGTCGCGGCCGAGCAGTCGTCGCCCTCCGTGGTCGCCTCCGCGCGCACCGACGAGGGGGAGTCGGCGGGCCGCTGATGACCCCGTAACACTCGTTCGCCCGCACGCGTCCCGCCCCGAGCTCTTGGGGGCGGGACGCGTGCGTTGCGGGGCTGCGACGTCCCGGCCGGTCGAGGAGCCTCATTCCTGCGCTACATATGTCCTCTGTGTCATGATTCGATGCATCCCTGGTGTGGCAGGGCGAGGAGCGCGCGATCGGCGCACTCGTCAAGGAGGGCGTCGATGACGAGCATCAACGAGCAGCCGGTTCCCGCAGCCAGTCCCGTCATCGGAGAGGACGAGATCGCGGCAGTGGTCCGCGTGATGCGCAGCGGCCGGGTCGTACAGGGCCCCGAGGTCGCCGCCTTCGAGGAGGACTTCTCCGGCCTGGTGAGCGGGCGGCACTGCGTCGCCGTCAACTCCGGCACGTCGGCCCTGCACCTGCTTCTCCTCGCCCTTGGCATCGGCAGGGGTGACGAGGTGATCGTCCCCTCGTTCTCCTTCGCCGCCTCCGCCAACGCGGTACGGCTGACCGGCGCCGACGTGGTGTTCGCGGACATCGAGCCGGGAAGCTTCGGTCTCGACCCGGCCGCGGTCGAAGCCGCGGTCACGCCGCGCACCGCCGCGGTCATGCCGGTGCACCTCTACGGTCACCCGGCGGCGATGGGCCGGCTCATGCGCGTCGCCGGCAAGCACCGGCTCGCCGTGGTCGAGGACGCGTGCCAGGCGCACGCCGCGGCGCTGAACGGAACCCCGGTCGGTGCGTTCGGCGCGGGCGGCGCCTTCAGCTTCTACCCGACCAAGAACATGCACTCCCTCGAAGGCGGCATGGTCACCACGGCGGACGCCGAGCTGGCCC from Streptomyces sp. NBC_01341 includes these protein-coding regions:
- a CDS encoding DegT/DnrJ/EryC1/StrS family aminotransferase, which gives rise to MTSINEQPVPAASPVIGEDEIAAVVRVMRSGRVVQGPEVAAFEEDFSGLVSGRHCVAVNSGTSALHLLLLALGIGRGDEVIVPSFSFAASANAVRLTGADVVFADIEPGSFGLDPAAVEAAVTPRTAAVMPVHLYGHPAAMGRLMRVAGKHRLAVVEDACQAHAAALNGTPVGAFGAGGAFSFYPTKNMHSLEGGMVTTADAELARMLRLLRNQGMEQRYANEVVGANMRMTDVSAAVGRVQLGRLGAWTEQRRANAAFLDSHITHPGVTTPPVAEGARHVYHQYTVRVRGARDAAMASLAEAGIGHAVYYPTPIHRLKPYWEPDQKAGRLWDLPETERAAAEAVSLPVHPSLTPEDLKRVAVAVNALEAMQ
- a CDS encoding Rne/Rng family ribonuclease, with translation MHEQNETGTTGNAEDNTPGDKLPPRRRRRAASRPAGPPSGAPGTAPAEDATPAVAAAAEATESEEAAPPVRARRRAVRKATAPAGAPQAAEVVEPVAEPVVETPAPAAAEETAEAGPPVRARRRAVRKATAPAGAPQAAEVAEPVAEPPVEDVEEEADEAPVVEAPAPRGRRRATRKATAPAGAPPQAETVAEDAPAAEPVKAAEPVAEVAGTAEPAAAPRGRTRRRASAPAGAPQAADAGQASQAETQAETPAEPVAAPVAEAEPAEAPRGRRRASRKASSPAGPPQPVEEVAEAAAENAESLPAAVAEELATETDQVEEAAPRGRQRRRVTAAAGRPEFTGKAEEPARKGRRATRPAVAVFQAPVFAEPMFQTPETAAAAAAAASAYDESDEAEEQKAPERAPRKAEPVKAAEPAAPAEAAEAAAQGGSRRRRRRRGEAVETEPAATPVTLPAEQAAQAAAPVEDEYEAEAETDAEHEHDESDEYGDRPSRRRRRGGRRRRRGEAGDSDDGQQDDSAADHAEDEQGQDDEDDDEHESSSGSSSSRRRRRRRRRSGDASGEDAGSGADDPERTVVKVREPRERRGRETAEREPGTGFDEVQSIKGSTRMEAKKQRRREGREQGRRRVPIITEAEFLARREAVERVMVVRQSGERTQIGVLEDNVLVEHYVNKEQATSYVGNVYLGKVQNVLPSMEAAFVDIGKGRNAVLYAGEVNFEALGMAHGPRRIETALKSGQSVLVQVTKDPIGHKGARLTSQVSLPGRYLVYVPEGSMTGISRKLPDTERARLKTILKKIVPEDAGVIVRTAAEGASEDELRRDVERLQQQWDEIQKKSKNTSSSNAPTLLYGEPDMTVRVVRDIFNEDFSKVIVSGDDAWETIHGYVSHVAPDLTDRLSRWTSEVDVFATYRIDEQLMKALDRKVYLPSGGSLVIDKTEAMVVVDVNTGKFTGQGGNLEETVTKNNLEAAEEIVRQLRLRDLGGIVVVDFIDMVLESNRDLVLRRLLECLGRDRTKHQVAEVTSLGLVQMTRKRVGQGLLESFSETCVHCNGRGVIVHMEQPASAGGGGGGKRSKKRGRGGAGHEHDHDHEHDQAEPTAETEAEVAAEVAAPVALPEPEFVADEELYSSPAEAEAAAGRGRGRRRATRKATAPAGAPAPVAEPVPAPVAEDKPQAEPVVEAEAPAPQTAPEAEAAPEVEAAPVARTRRRATRKATAPAGSPQQADVTPPVHPAEPTADPVAIEDPVVKAPAPAPSDEAAEAEAPAPRARRRATRKATAPAGPPAGAEEAAVVVVTGDGSDTPEAPEAEVSESDAPVKKTAARKTAKKVTAKKVAAPKKAAAKTAAKKTTAKKATTKKAAAKKTVAAEQSSPSVVASARTDEGESAGR